A single genomic interval of Chrysemys picta bellii isolate R12L10 chromosome 8, ASM1138683v2, whole genome shotgun sequence harbors:
- the TMED5 gene encoding transmembrane emp24 domain-containing protein 5 isoform X4: MAVTSVVLDGAGLDVDFYLESPKGEILVFHQRKSDGVHTVETEDGDYMFCFDNTFSTISEKVIFFELILDNMGEGELEDWKKYITGTDLLDMKLEDILESINNVKARLSKSLQIQTLLRAFEARDRNIQENNFDTVNFWSMVNLGVMVVVSAVQVYMLKSLFEDKRKSRT, from the exons ATGGCTGTAACTAGCGTG GTTTTAGACGGAGCAGGATTAGATGTTGACTTTTACTTGGAATCTCCAAAAGGTGAAATCCTAGTTTTTCATCAGAGAAAATCAGATGGAGTCCACAC GGTGGAAACAGAAGATGGAGATTACATGTTCTGCTTTGACAACACATTCAGCACCATTTCAGAGAAGGTGATTTTCTTTGAATTGATCCTAGATAATATGGGAGAAGGAGAACTAGAGGATTGGAAGAAGTACATTACAGGCACAGACCTGTTGGATATGAAACTTGAAGATATTCTG GAATCCATCAACAATGTCAAAGCCAGGTTAAGCAAAAGCCTCCAGATTCAGACGCTGCTCAGAGCATTTGAAGCTCGTGATCGAAATATACAAGAAAACAACTTTGACACAGTGAATTTTTGGTCCATGGTCAACTTGGGAGTCATGGTGGTGGTTTCAGCTGTTCAGGTTTACATGCTGAAAAGTCTTTTTGAAGATAAGAGGAAAAGTAGAACTTAA
- the TMED5 gene encoding transmembrane emp24 domain-containing protein 5 isoform X1: protein MGTASRLLLLLHNLLLLLLPPGAFGFASSLDSDFTFTLPAGRKECFFQPMRHGASLEVEYQVLDGAGLDVDFYLESPKGEILVFHQRKSDGVHTVETEDGDYMFCFDNTFSTISEKVIFFELILDNMGEGELEDWKKYITGTDLLDMKLEDILESINNVKARLSKSLQIQTLLRAFEARDRNIQENNFDTVNFWSMVNLGVMVVVSAVQVYMLKSLFEDKRKSRT from the exons ATGGGGACAGCGTCCCGCCTGCTCCTCCTTCTCCacaacctgctgctgctgctgctgccgcccggCGCCTTCGGATTCGCTTCCTCCCTGGACAGCGACTTCACCTTCACGCTGCCCGCCGGCCGCAAGGAGTGCTTCTTCCAGCCCATGCGGCACGGGGCCTCGCTGGAGGTCGAGTACCAG GTTTTAGACGGAGCAGGATTAGATGTTGACTTTTACTTGGAATCTCCAAAAGGTGAAATCCTAGTTTTTCATCAGAGAAAATCAGATGGAGTCCACAC GGTGGAAACAGAAGATGGAGATTACATGTTCTGCTTTGACAACACATTCAGCACCATTTCAGAGAAGGTGATTTTCTTTGAATTGATCCTAGATAATATGGGAGAAGGAGAACTAGAGGATTGGAAGAAGTACATTACAGGCACAGACCTGTTGGATATGAAACTTGAAGATATTCTG GAATCCATCAACAATGTCAAAGCCAGGTTAAGCAAAAGCCTCCAGATTCAGACGCTGCTCAGAGCATTTGAAGCTCGTGATCGAAATATACAAGAAAACAACTTTGACACAGTGAATTTTTGGTCCATGGTCAACTTGGGAGTCATGGTGGTGGTTTCAGCTGTTCAGGTTTACATGCTGAAAAGTCTTTTTGAAGATAAGAGGAAAAGTAGAACTTAA
- the TMED5 gene encoding transmembrane emp24 domain-containing protein 5 isoform X3, with product MKPPGISPTKTGNPSSAISEVLDGAGLDVDFYLESPKGEILVFHQRKSDGVHTVETEDGDYMFCFDNTFSTISEKVIFFELILDNMGEGELEDWKKYITGTDLLDMKLEDILESINNVKARLSKSLQIQTLLRAFEARDRNIQENNFDTVNFWSMVNLGVMVVVSAVQVYMLKSLFEDKRKSRT from the exons atgaaacctccaggaataagtccaaccaaaactggcaaccctagttcaGCGATCTCAGAG GTTTTAGACGGAGCAGGATTAGATGTTGACTTTTACTTGGAATCTCCAAAAGGTGAAATCCTAGTTTTTCATCAGAGAAAATCAGATGGAGTCCACAC GGTGGAAACAGAAGATGGAGATTACATGTTCTGCTTTGACAACACATTCAGCACCATTTCAGAGAAGGTGATTTTCTTTGAATTGATCCTAGATAATATGGGAGAAGGAGAACTAGAGGATTGGAAGAAGTACATTACAGGCACAGACCTGTTGGATATGAAACTTGAAGATATTCTG GAATCCATCAACAATGTCAAAGCCAGGTTAAGCAAAAGCCTCCAGATTCAGACGCTGCTCAGAGCATTTGAAGCTCGTGATCGAAATATACAAGAAAACAACTTTGACACAGTGAATTTTTGGTCCATGGTCAACTTGGGAGTCATGGTGGTGGTTTCAGCTGTTCAGGTTTACATGCTGAAAAGTCTTTTTGAAGATAAGAGGAAAAGTAGAACTTAA
- the TMED5 gene encoding transmembrane emp24 domain-containing protein 5 isoform X2: MRMLSILLDWDPKSAVFPDRQKTTGIPFSMAVTSVVLDGAGLDVDFYLESPKGEILVFHQRKSDGVHTVETEDGDYMFCFDNTFSTISEKVIFFELILDNMGEGELEDWKKYITGTDLLDMKLEDILESINNVKARLSKSLQIQTLLRAFEARDRNIQENNFDTVNFWSMVNLGVMVVVSAVQVYMLKSLFEDKRKSRT; this comes from the exons ATGAGAATGCTCAGCATCTTGCTGGATTGGGATCCTAAATCTGCAGTATTTCCCGACAGGCAGAAAACCACTGGAATCCCCTTTTCTATGGCTGTAACTAGCGTG GTTTTAGACGGAGCAGGATTAGATGTTGACTTTTACTTGGAATCTCCAAAAGGTGAAATCCTAGTTTTTCATCAGAGAAAATCAGATGGAGTCCACAC GGTGGAAACAGAAGATGGAGATTACATGTTCTGCTTTGACAACACATTCAGCACCATTTCAGAGAAGGTGATTTTCTTTGAATTGATCCTAGATAATATGGGAGAAGGAGAACTAGAGGATTGGAAGAAGTACATTACAGGCACAGACCTGTTGGATATGAAACTTGAAGATATTCTG GAATCCATCAACAATGTCAAAGCCAGGTTAAGCAAAAGCCTCCAGATTCAGACGCTGCTCAGAGCATTTGAAGCTCGTGATCGAAATATACAAGAAAACAACTTTGACACAGTGAATTTTTGGTCCATGGTCAACTTGGGAGTCATGGTGGTGGTTTCAGCTGTTCAGGTTTACATGCTGAAAAGTCTTTTTGAAGATAAGAGGAAAAGTAGAACTTAA